The sequence below is a genomic window from bacterium.
ACTTAACTCAAGACTTGATGAACATGTTCCATGGAAAATATCGGACGTAATTTACGCGTATGTTCTTGTTTTTGTGGTTTCTTTAATTTTTATAGGAATTTTTCTATATGCAAACCTGGATATCAATATTGGTGTTTTTACCGCCCTTTTACAACTTGCTGTCTCCTTTTCTACGCTTGGAATCGTTTATGCTATCGTTACAATAAAATATCAGGTTCCTTTTAAAGAAGCTTTCGGGATATATTTTCACAAAACCCCATATTTCTTTAAACAGGGGATTTTAGCTGCCATAGCAATTCTTTTATGTACAACACTGCTAAGTTTTATGTTTTCCCAATTTGGCGGAGCAGTTAAGCAAAGCCCTTATATATCCATGCCGGAAGATAAAATCAAAGCAATAATTTTTCTTGCTATTTTTATTGCGCCTATAATTGAAGAAATATTTTTCAGGGGTTTTATGCAGCCTGCACTTGTGAAAACAATCGGTGCTTTTCCGGGGATTGTTATTACAGCCTTGATTTTTGGATTTTCTCATACACAGTATTTTAATTATAACGCTGCTCTGGTTGCTGTTACAACAATAGGTTTGATTTTGGGGATAACAAAATATTATACGGGCTCTGTAATCCCCGGGATTTTTGCGCATTTGTTCAATAATTTGCTTGCGGCAATAAGTCTTTTATCGCTTCATTAATTTATATATTATTAACAAAATAAGCTATTAACTCCAGTTGCCAATTAATTTTCTTATTGTCATGTTGAGCAAAGCGAAATATCTGTCCCTTTTGGAATTCTACCATTTAGCAATTCGGGTTATTAGATAAAATCTGCGAAATTTTATTCTTTTCAAAAGCAGCATTCTTGCAAATTATACCACTTACGGGGGATGGTGTTTATTTAAACAAATGATATATTAAAGATATAAATAAAATCTCTCCTTAAAAAGGATGATCATATAGAAAATCCCGTTTCCAGCTTGAACCGCCGAATGTGCGACTAAAGGAATCGGGATTTTTAATTTTTGCAAAATTTTTATGTTTTATGATGTTTTGCCTGGTGCAAGAAGATTATTCTCCGCTATCACCTTCAGTGCCGGCATCCAGTTTTACTCCGAGCTTGCGAAGTTCTTCAGCAGCTCTCGGCACATAAGATGAATCAGGAAATTTATCCATTACGGTTCTATAATAGATAATCGCATCGTCCTTAAATTCTCTTTCTTTTAGTATAAAAGCAATTTTATAAACAAGGTCAGCATAAGAAGGATCAGGAGATTCTCCCTGAATTTCTGTATCCACTTTCATTTTTGCTTCAAAAAGGGCATCATTATCTGCGGGAGCAAATAAAGAGGCTGAATAAACTTTTTTAACCAGTCTGTTTACAGAAACTGTTATTTTATCTAATTCTTCGGGCGTCATCGCATTTTTCTTTGATTTTTTTATGGCAGATGCCTGTGGTGAAAGAAAAAGGACAGAAACCACAAGAATTATAATAACTGAAATTGTATATTTTATAAATGATCTCAAGATTTTTTCCCCAAAGTAAAAATTTTTATTACTGTAATGTATAATCAGATTACAATAAAACTAAAGGTGTTTACTTCACTTAAAAATATGATTTATGGGAAATATTAATAACAAAAAAATGAATGATTTAACTGTTAAAGAAAAAATATTCCAGATGTTTATTATGGGGTTTTCCGGAACCGACTTAAATCCTGAGAATAAAAATATTCAAAATGCGATAAAAAACGGACTCGGGGGAGTTATATTGTTTGCTGAAAATATTGATTCCTACAATCAAATTAGCGATTTATCAAAAAATTTACAGGATACAGCAAAAATCCCCCTTTTTGTAAGCATTGATCAAGAAGGCGGGCTTGTTGAACGGACTATTAATATAAAAAATAAAATTAATTATCTTACTGCTATGGCGCTTGCATCAACACAAAATCCTGAATTTATTGAAAAACACACACAAATTATGGCGGAAGAATTAAAATTCATGGGTGTAAATATGAATTTTGCGCCTGTTCTTGATGTCAACACCAATGCAAATAACCCGATTATCGGTGTAAGAAGTTTTGGCAGCAGCACTGAAGATGTTATCAAGTACTCAGAGCCTGTTTATAGAACTTTTATACAAAATCAGATTATTCCTGTGGGAAAACATTTTCCGGGACATGGAGAAACCTCTATGGACTCACATCTTGACATGCCGGCTGTAGAATTGTCTTTTGAAGAACTCGAAAATGTTCATATAAAACCTTTTAAGAACGCTCTTAACAATGATTTAGATGCTTTGATGATAGCGCACGTTTTTTATAAATATTTTGATTTCCCTGAAAAAGAAGCTGTTCCTGCATCACTTTCAAAAACAATAATTACGGATTATTTAAAAGGAAAATTAAACTACAAAGGACTTATAATCTCAGATGATATGGTGATGGGCGGGATAAGCAAGCACTACAGTTATTTGGATGCCTGTATAAAAGGAATTAATGCCGGTATTGACTTATTTATATTCAGAAATTCCAATGATGAAATCATTAAACTTATTGATGAACTCGTAAATGCAGTAGAAAAAGGGTTAATTCCCCTTGAAAAAATTGATGAATCCGTAGAAAAAATACTTTTTATCAAGGAAAAGTACGGGATTTTGTCCTCCAGCCCGAAAAAGGTTATCAATCAATCGAAATCACAGGAAATAATCGATAAAACAGCACTGAAATCAATAAAAATAGAAAAAAAAGGAAATTTAATTCCCTTAAATAAAAACAAAAATTTTTTGATTTTATCTCCCGATAAATCAAAAATATTTAATCTTGCAAAAGATAAATCAAAAATTTCTGATTTTCTTAATGAAATCAAACATAAAGAACTTATTTATACGCTTAATCCGCAAAATGAAGAAATCAAAAAGATTTTAGAAATGACAAAAGATTTTGATGCCGTAATTTTTGTTGAATACAATTCTGTTTTTTACAAAAATCAGATTAACCTGATTGAAAAAATAGAAACACCTGTCCTTTTAATAAGCACGGGTGTTTCTTGTGTTTTCAATGAAATAACAAAAATAGACTCTCTGATTAAAAGTTATTGCCTCAAAAAACCGTCAATAAGGGCTTTAGCCCAAGTTATTAAAGGGAATTAATCAATTTTTCCCGGTTTTCTTCCTCTTCTTGAAAGTTTTTCTCTGTTTTGCTGCTGTATTTCATGAGTTATATTGATTTTTTTGGCAATGTCATCAATATAAGTTTTGTAATTTTCAGGTTTAATGTTTTGCTGTTTTAAAAGTTCAAAAACAATTTTAATGCCAATTATGTTTATGCCTAGTTCTCTTGACATATACTGGATAAATTTGCCTTTTTCAATGTCATTGAACGAATAAAGCCTGCGATTTTTAGGTGATCTTTCAGGCACAAGTATTGCCTCTTCGTTATAAATTCTTAATGTTCTCTGGT
It includes:
- a CDS encoding type II CAAX endopeptidase family protein, with protein sequence MSGKNKLGLNILNSRLDEHVPWKISDVIYAYVLVFVVSLIFIGIFLYANLDINIGVFTALLQLAVSFSTLGIVYAIVTIKYQVPFKEAFGIYFHKTPYFFKQGILAAIAILLCTTLLSFMFSQFGGAVKQSPYISMPEDKIKAIIFLAIFIAPIIEEIFFRGFMQPALVKTIGAFPGIVITALIFGFSHTQYFNYNAALVAVTTIGLILGITKYYTGSVIPGIFAHLFNNLLAAISLLSLH
- the nagZ gene encoding beta-N-acetylhexosaminidase, whose translation is MGNINNKKMNDLTVKEKIFQMFIMGFSGTDLNPENKNIQNAIKNGLGGVILFAENIDSYNQISDLSKNLQDTAKIPLFVSIDQEGGLVERTINIKNKINYLTAMALASTQNPEFIEKHTQIMAEELKFMGVNMNFAPVLDVNTNANNPIIGVRSFGSSTEDVIKYSEPVYRTFIQNQIIPVGKHFPGHGETSMDSHLDMPAVELSFEELENVHIKPFKNALNNDLDALMIAHVFYKYFDFPEKEAVPASLSKTIITDYLKGKLNYKGLIISDDMVMGGISKHYSYLDACIKGINAGIDLFIFRNSNDEIIKLIDELVNAVEKGLIPLEKIDESVEKILFIKEKYGILSSSPKKVINQSKSQEIIDKTALKSIKIEKKGNLIPLNKNKNFLILSPDKSKIFNLAKDKSKISDFLNEIKHKELIYTLNPQNEEIKKILEMTKDFDAVIFVEYNSVFYKNQINLIEKIETPVLLISTGVSCVFNEITKIDSLIKSYCLKKPSIRALAQVIKGN
- a CDS encoding MerR family transcriptional regulator, translated to MATDVLMSKMEKNFDAGKPMFPISVIADLLQVHQRTLRIYNEEAILVPERSPKNRRLYSFNDIEKGKFIQYMSRELGINIIGIKIVFELLKQQNIKPENYKTYIDDIAKKINITHEIQQQNREKLSRRGRKPGKID